One genomic window of Sphingomonas sp. C3-2 includes the following:
- a CDS encoding MarR family transcriptional regulator yields MDSTTQSLGFLLADAARLVRRNFDERARSIGVTGPQWRVLTALIHHEGIYQSRLADLIEVEPISLCRMVDRLQESALVERRPSPSDRRAWQLFLTEKARTLVAQLREPAYETLSEALEGLNEAERQQLAAALERIRLNLSRKPAVSDGASNG; encoded by the coding sequence ATGGACTCAACAACACAGTCTCTCGGCTTTTTGCTGGCCGATGCCGCCCGTCTGGTTCGCCGAAATTTCGACGAACGCGCCCGTTCCATCGGTGTCACCGGCCCGCAGTGGCGCGTGCTGACCGCGCTTATCCATCACGAAGGCATTTACCAGAGCCGTCTCGCCGATCTGATCGAAGTTGAGCCGATCAGCCTTTGCCGCATGGTGGATCGTTTGCAGGAATCGGCGCTCGTCGAGCGGCGCCCCTCCCCCAGCGACCGGCGCGCCTGGCAATTGTTCCTGACGGAAAAGGCACGCACGCTTGTGGCGCAGCTGCGCGAACCCGCTTATGAAACGCTGAGCGAGGCGCTCGAGGGACTGAACGAGGCTGAACGCCAACAACTTGCGGCGGCGCTGGAGCGGATCCGGCTCAACCTTTCGCGCAAGCCCGCCGTTTCCGATGGAGCATCCAATGGCTGA
- a CDS encoding HlyD family secretion protein, with protein MADSGEAIRFDKAEPMTSAPEAPATKRKRPMRLAAMFSVPLLIAGTMGYFWLTSGRFISTDNAYVQQDKVSVASEINGLIVEVKVGENQRVKKGDLLFRIDPAPYRIALADANAAIASAQVSLATMESNYRGTAVDIAASRDTMRFAQQEYDRQAELMRRGFTTKARLDATEHALIQARESLRNAQAAADEARAKISTGSAVPGQNPEIAAAQVRRDKALLDLSRTEVRAPSDGTVSQSTRLQVGQMMMASLPALSVVVSDKAWVEANFKETDLKNMAVGQPATVTFDAYPELKLKGHVESIGAGTGSEFSVLPAQNANGNWVKVTQRVPVRVAIDDKPSRQMIAGLSAEVTVDTKNRGNR; from the coding sequence ATGGCTGATTCCGGTGAAGCCATCCGTTTCGACAAGGCCGAACCGATGACGAGCGCGCCCGAAGCCCCCGCCACCAAGCGCAAGCGGCCGATGCGGCTTGCCGCCATGTTTTCGGTTCCGCTGCTGATTGCGGGAACGATGGGCTATTTCTGGCTGACGAGCGGCCGGTTCATCTCGACAGACAACGCCTATGTTCAGCAGGACAAGGTTTCGGTGGCATCCGAGATCAACGGGCTGATCGTCGAAGTGAAAGTGGGCGAGAACCAGCGCGTGAAGAAGGGCGACCTTCTGTTCCGGATCGATCCGGCACCCTACCGGATCGCGCTGGCCGACGCCAACGCCGCGATCGCATCGGCGCAGGTGTCGCTGGCAACGATGGAATCCAACTATCGTGGCACCGCGGTCGACATCGCGGCCAGCCGCGACACGATGCGCTTCGCACAGCAGGAATATGACCGTCAGGCCGAACTGATGCGCCGCGGCTTCACGACCAAGGCCCGGCTCGACGCGACCGAACACGCGCTGATCCAGGCGCGCGAAAGCCTGCGCAACGCACAGGCCGCCGCCGACGAGGCCCGCGCCAAGATTTCAACCGGTTCGGCCGTTCCGGGCCAGAACCCTGAGATTGCCGCCGCGCAGGTGCGCCGCGACAAGGCGTTGCTCGATCTGTCGCGTACCGAGGTCCGCGCGCCGAGCGATGGCACGGTAAGCCAGTCTACCCGCCTGCAGGTGGGGCAGATGATGATGGCAAGCCTGCCCGCGCTGAGCGTGGTGGTAAGCGACAAGGCGTGGGTGGAAGCCAATTTCAAGGAAACCGATCTGAAGAACATGGCCGTCGGCCAGCCCGCGACCGTGACCTTCGACGCCTATCCCGAGCTGAAGCTGAAGGGGCATGTCGAAAGCATCGGCGCCGGCACCGGATCGGAATTTTCGGTGCTCCCTGCCCAGAACGCCAATGGCAACTGGGTGAAGGTAACCCAGCGCGTGCCAGTACGCGTGGCGATCGACGACAAGCCCAGCCGCCAGATGATCGCCGGGCTTTCTGCCGAAGTGACCGTCGACACGAAAAACCGTGGCAACCGCTGA
- a CDS encoding DHA2 family efflux MFS transporter permease subunit — MATADIATGGGTAAMPVKHHGWLTVGVMGAMVMQILDTTIANVALPHMQTSLGATMDSVSWVLTSYIVAAAIATPVTGWLADRFGSRNLFLFAVGTFIFASMLCGAATNLETMVAFRIFQGVAGAFIGPLSQTVMLDINPPERHAKAMSMWGMGVMIGPIMGPVLGGWLTENYNWRWVFYVNLPIGILTLALLWALLPSRGQTKRSFDVTGFAMLSVALASFQLMLDRGPHEDWFASWEIIIEAAVAFGAFWMFLVHLLTAKKPLFERQMFKNRNLATGLMFMVVIGITSMAPMALLPPMLQQLYGYPVIDTGMLLAPRGVGVFITMFIGGQLMGRGVDPRYLIASGLLISSWSLWHMAHWSLDIGWQTVAISGFVQGLGMGFAFMPLNAMAFITLPPQWRTDGASSLNLIRSLGSSAGISMVTALLSRNTQISHSDLAAHITSFSIDGMDPTLAQALGSTGDTVLSMANAEVTRQAMMIAYLDDFYLMSIITLLALPLVLLLQGPPRGAKLEKIVAE; from the coding sequence GTGGCAACCGCTGACATCGCGACGGGCGGCGGCACCGCCGCCATGCCCGTCAAACATCATGGCTGGCTGACGGTCGGCGTGATGGGCGCGATGGTGATGCAGATCCTCGACACCACCATCGCAAATGTGGCGCTGCCGCACATGCAGACCAGCCTGGGCGCGACGATGGACAGCGTCAGCTGGGTGCTGACCAGCTATATCGTCGCCGCCGCGATCGCGACGCCGGTGACGGGCTGGCTTGCCGACCGGTTCGGATCACGCAACCTGTTCCTGTTTGCGGTCGGCACCTTCATCTTTGCCTCGATGCTCTGCGGCGCGGCGACCAATCTGGAAACGATGGTCGCCTTTCGCATCTTCCAGGGGGTGGCCGGCGCCTTTATCGGCCCGCTGTCGCAGACGGTGATGCTCGACATCAACCCGCCCGAGCGCCATGCCAAGGCGATGTCGATGTGGGGCATGGGCGTGATGATCGGCCCGATCATGGGCCCGGTTCTGGGCGGCTGGCTTACCGAAAATTACAATTGGCGCTGGGTGTTCTACGTCAACCTGCCCATCGGTATCCTGACGCTGGCGCTGCTCTGGGCGCTCCTCCCCTCACGTGGCCAAACCAAGCGTTCATTCGACGTCACCGGTTTTGCCATGCTCTCGGTTGCGCTCGCCAGTTTCCAGCTGATGCTCGACCGTGGCCCGCATGAGGACTGGTTCGCGAGCTGGGAAATCATCATCGAGGCCGCCGTCGCATTTGGCGCTTTCTGGATGTTCCTCGTCCATCTGCTGACCGCCAAGAAACCGCTGTTCGAGCGCCAGATGTTCAAGAACCGCAATCTGGCGACCGGGCTGATGTTCATGGTGGTGATCGGGATCACTTCCATGGCGCCGATGGCGCTGCTGCCGCCGATGCTGCAGCAACTTTACGGCTATCCCGTTATCGATACCGGGATGCTGCTCGCGCCGCGCGGCGTGGGGGTGTTCATCACGATGTTCATCGGCGGCCAGCTGATGGGACGCGGGGTCGACCCGCGCTATCTCATCGCATCCGGGCTGCTGATCAGTTCCTGGTCGCTGTGGCACATGGCGCACTGGTCGCTCGACATCGGCTGGCAGACGGTGGCGATCAGCGGGTTCGTGCAAGGCCTTGGCATGGGGTTCGCGTTCATGCCGCTCAACGCCATGGCGTTCATCACCTTGCCCCCGCAATGGCGCACCGACGGCGCAAGCTCGCTCAACCTGATCCGCAGCCTTGGTTCGTCGGCAGGGATTTCGATGGTGACGGCGCTGTTGTCGCGCAACACGCAGATCAGCCATTCGGACCTCGCCGCGCACATCACCTCGTTCAGCATCGACGGGATGGACCCGACACTGGCGCAGGCGCTGGGATCAACGGGCGATACCGTGTTGTCGATGGCCAATGCCGAGGTGACGCGACAGGCGATGATGATCGCCTATCTGGACGATTTCTACCTGATGTCGATCATCACGCTTCTGGCGCTGCCGCTCGTGCTCCTGCTGCAGGGGCCTCCGCGCGGGGCGAAGCTGGAAAAGATCGTCGCCGAATAA
- a CDS encoding aspartate-semialdehyde dehydrogenase, with protein sequence MGYRVVVAGATGNVGREMLNILAERQFPLDDIAVVASARSQGDEIDFGETGRKLKVQNIEHFDPTGWDMALFAIGSDATKVFAPKFAAAGCTVIDNSSLYRMDPDVPLIVPEVNPDAIDGYTKKNIIANPNCSTAQMVVALKPLHDAATIKRVVVATYQSVSGAGKAGMDELFEQSRNIFVGDTVEPQKFTKQIAFNVIPHIDSFLEDGSTKEEWKMVAETKKILDPKVKVTATCVRVPVFVGHSEAINIEFENELSAEKAQEILREAPGVMLVDKRENGGYVTPIECVGDYATFISRVRDDSTVDNGLSLWCVSDNLRKGAALNAVQIAELLGRRHLKKAA encoded by the coding sequence ATGGGCTACCGGGTAGTGGTTGCCGGTGCGACCGGCAATGTCGGACGTGAAATGCTGAACATTCTGGCGGAACGTCAATTTCCGCTGGACGATATCGCCGTCGTGGCTTCCGCGCGTAGCCAGGGTGACGAGATTGACTTCGGCGAGACCGGACGAAAACTCAAGGTCCAGAATATCGAACATTTCGACCCGACGGGTTGGGACATGGCGCTTTTCGCCATCGGTTCGGACGCAACCAAGGTCTTCGCACCCAAGTTCGCAGCCGCCGGCTGCACGGTGATCGACAATTCGTCGCTCTACCGCATGGATCCCGACGTGCCGCTGATCGTGCCCGAAGTGAACCCCGACGCGATCGACGGCTATACCAAGAAGAACATCATCGCGAACCCCAACTGCTCGACCGCGCAGATGGTCGTCGCGCTGAAGCCGCTGCACGATGCCGCGACGATCAAGCGCGTCGTTGTCGCCACCTATCAGTCGGTTTCCGGCGCGGGCAAGGCGGGGATGGACGAACTGTTCGAACAGAGCCGCAACATCTTTGTTGGCGACACGGTCGAGCCGCAAAAGTTCACCAAGCAGATCGCGTTCAACGTGATCCCGCACATCGACAGCTTCCTTGAAGATGGTTCGACCAAGGAAGAATGGAAGATGGTCGCTGAAACCAAGAAGATCCTCGATCCGAAGGTGAAGGTCACGGCCACCTGCGTGCGCGTGCCGGTTTTCGTGGGGCACTCGGAAGCGATCAATATCGAGTTCGAGAACGAGCTTTCGGCCGAAAAGGCGCAGGAAATCCTGCGTGAAGCTCCGGGCGTTATGCTCGTCGACAAGCGCGAAAACGGTGGCTACGTCACCCCGATCGAATGCGTCGGTGATTACGCGACCTTCATCAGCCGTGTGCGTGATGACTCGACCGTGGACAACGGCCTGTCGCTGTGGTGCGTGTCGGATAACCTGCGCAAGGGCGCCGCGCTCAATGCGGTCCAGATCGCTGAACTGCTCGGCCGTCGCCATCTGAAAAAAGCTGCCTGA
- a CDS encoding DUF2189 domain-containing protein, producing the protein MVATNALRQPTLDIPDIPIRTITADDLKASLREGYQDFLAKRGDLFFAGLIYPLVGFVAAFGALGSHMLYILFPIAAGLSLLGPLTCTGFYELARRREAGLESRWRHFFDVRKSDALDGILGVAAVLIGIFIAWVFTATAVYEVFFGRETSSSIGTFVTQLFTTPKGWAMMIIGNLIGLGFALVAMAVSVIALPLLVDKDVDAGIAMRTSIRAVKQNFGVMMRWGLMVAALLVLGAIPLFIGLAAVLPILGYATWHLYTRTIDRTGIPSQPHR; encoded by the coding sequence ATGGTGGCAACCAACGCGCTAAGACAGCCGACACTGGATATCCCCGACATCCCCATCCGCACGATTACGGCGGACGACCTGAAGGCATCGCTTCGTGAAGGCTATCAGGACTTTCTGGCCAAGCGTGGCGACCTGTTCTTTGCAGGGCTGATCTATCCGCTGGTCGGCTTCGTCGCTGCCTTTGGCGCGCTGGGCAGCCACATGCTCTACATCCTGTTTCCGATCGCCGCCGGGCTATCGCTGTTGGGGCCCCTCACCTGCACCGGATTTTACGAACTGGCGCGGCGGCGCGAGGCCGGGCTGGAATCGCGTTGGCGGCATTTCTTCGACGTGCGCAAGAGCGACGCGCTGGACGGCATATTGGGCGTGGCCGCGGTGCTGATCGGTATCTTCATCGCCTGGGTGTTTACCGCGACCGCAGTTTATGAGGTGTTTTTCGGCCGGGAAACGTCGAGTTCGATCGGCACCTTCGTGACGCAACTCTTCACCACGCCCAAGGGCTGGGCGATGATGATCATCGGCAATCTGATCGGCCTTGGCTTCGCGCTCGTCGCGATGGCGGTCAGCGTAATCGCGCTGCCGCTGCTGGTGGACAAGGATGTCGATGCCGGTATCGCAATGCGGACATCGATCCGCGCGGTGAAGCAGAATTTCGGCGTGATGATGCGCTGGGGTCTGATGGTGGCGGCATTGCTCGTCCTTGGCGCCATTCCGCTGTTCATTGGGCTGGCTGCGGTGCTGCCGATCCTCGGCTATGCGACCTGGCACCTCTATACCCGCACGATCGATCGTACGGGCATTCCATCCCAGCCCCATCGCTGA
- a CDS encoding S9 family peptidase, which translates to MAETVAPMPLTLERVFASPDLSGQRPRMLKLSPDGSLVTLLRNRPQDRDRYDLWAIDTRTGRASMLVDSEKFGSGGQISEEEKMQRERARIGGTRGIVAYDWAPDGKSLLVPLDGDLFLATRDGKVRRLTETAAGELNATISPRGGFVSFVRDQNLFALDLRSGTERQLTSDGAGTVTWGVSEFVAQEEMDRSRGSWWSPDDSHIAVARVDEADVMVVSRAAIGADGTKIYDQRYPRAGTPNARVDLYVMRADGSQPVKVDLGTDPDYYLARADWLPDGSALIVQRENRAQTVLDVLSVDPATGKATPLFAETAKSWINLHSNLRALKDGSLIWTSERSGYAHIYRLKDGNWTQLTSGDWAVKQVVGVDQAKGRVYFLGNRETPVEQHLYAVDIARPGHVTRLTEAGSWNSAVMDGGATRAIITHATPGQPEQVYLADNMGKRLNWIERNELSAGHPYAPYLASHEPTRFGTMQAADGSTLHYKLLTPRIEPGKRYPVFVQVYGGPGGGRQVTANWGGGLHQYLVDKGWIVFSVDGRGTPDRGKAFEDQIHKAMGTVEVADQLAGVNWLKAQDFVDPSKIAVYGWSYGGFMTLRLLQAAPGVFAAGISGAPVTKWELYDTHYTERYLGSPTTDPASYEQAGAIANATKIADPLLLIHGMADDNVVFENSTALMARLQSAGHSFETMVYPGQTHRVAGEGVSVHLWKTIENFLDRSVLRK; encoded by the coding sequence ATGGCTGAGACGGTTGCCCCCATGCCGCTGACGCTGGAGCGTGTCTTTGCCAGCCCCGATCTCAGCGGCCAGCGTCCGCGCATGCTCAAATTGTCGCCCGACGGCTCGCTCGTCACCCTGCTTCGCAACCGCCCGCAGGACCGCGATCGTTACGATCTCTGGGCCATCGATACGCGCACCGGCCGCGCGTCGATGCTTGTCGATTCCGAGAAGTTCGGTTCGGGCGGCCAGATTTCCGAAGAGGAAAAGATGCAGCGCGAACGCGCGCGCATCGGCGGCACGCGCGGTATCGTCGCCTATGACTGGGCGCCCGATGGCAAGAGTCTGCTCGTGCCCCTTGACGGCGATCTCTTCCTCGCCACGCGCGACGGCAAGGTGCGGCGCCTTACCGAAACCGCCGCAGGCGAACTCAACGCCACGATCAGCCCGCGCGGTGGCTTTGTCTCCTTCGTGCGCGATCAAAATCTGTTCGCGCTCGATCTGAGAAGCGGCACCGAACGCCAGCTCACCAGCGACGGTGCGGGCACCGTCACCTGGGGCGTTTCCGAATTCGTCGCGCAGGAGGAAATGGATCGGTCGCGCGGCAGCTGGTGGTCGCCCGATGACAGCCATATCGCCGTCGCACGCGTCGACGAGGCCGACGTAATGGTCGTCAGCCGCGCCGCCATCGGCGCCGACGGCACCAAGATCTACGATCAGCGCTATCCGCGCGCGGGCACGCCCAATGCGCGCGTCGATCTCTATGTGATGCGTGCCGATGGTTCGCAGCCGGTGAAGGTCGATCTGGGGACAGACCCCGATTATTATCTCGCGCGGGCCGACTGGCTGCCCGATGGCAGCGCGCTCATCGTGCAGCGCGAAAACCGCGCGCAGACGGTGCTCGATGTACTGAGCGTCGATCCCGCCACGGGCAAGGCGACCCCGTTGTTCGCTGAAACCGCCAAGAGCTGGATCAATCTCCACAGCAATCTGCGCGCGCTCAAGGATGGCAGCCTGATCTGGACATCTGAACGCAGCGGCTATGCGCATATCTACCGCCTCAAGGACGGCAACTGGACCCAGCTCACCAGCGGCGACTGGGCGGTCAAGCAGGTCGTCGGCGTCGATCAGGCCAAGGGCCGCGTCTATTTCCTCGGCAATCGCGAAACCCCGGTCGAACAGCATCTCTACGCCGTCGATATCGCGCGCCCCGGCCATGTCACGCGGCTGACCGAGGCGGGAAGCTGGAACAGCGCGGTCATGGACGGCGGTGCCACCCGGGCGATCATCACCCATGCGACGCCCGGCCAGCCCGAACAGGTCTATCTGGCCGACAATATGGGCAAGCGGCTGAACTGGATCGAGCGCAACGAACTCTCCGCCGGTCATCCCTATGCGCCCTATCTCGCCAGCCATGAGCCTACGCGTTTCGGCACGATGCAGGCGGCCGACGGCAGCACGCTGCACTACAAACTGCTCACACCGCGGATCGAGCCGGGCAAGCGCTATCCCGTCTTTGTACAGGTTTATGGCGGCCCCGGCGGCGGGCGGCAGGTCACCGCGAACTGGGGCGGGGGGCTGCACCAATATCTGGTCGACAAGGGCTGGATCGTCTTTTCGGTCGACGGGCGCGGCACGCCCGATCGCGGCAAGGCGTTCGAAGATCAGATCCACAAGGCGATGGGCACCGTCGAGGTTGCCGATCAGCTTGCGGGTGTGAACTGGCTCAAGGCGCAGGACTTTGTCGATCCATCCAAGATCGCGGTTTATGGCTGGTCCTATGGCGGCTTCATGACGCTGCGGTTGCTGCAGGCGGCACCGGGCGTGTTTGCCGCCGGTATCTCGGGCGCGCCGGTGACGAAATGGGAATTGTACGACACCCATTATACCGAGCGGTATCTGGGCAGTCCGACGACCGATCCTGCGTCTTATGAACAGGCCGGCGCCATCGCCAATGCCACGAAGATTGCCGATCCGCTGCTGCTGATCCACGGCATGGCGGACGACAATGTGGTCTTCGAGAATTCGACCGCGCTCATGGCCCGGCTCCAGTCGGCGGGCCATTCCTTCGAAACGATGGTCTATCCCGGGCAAACCCACCGCGTGGCGGGGGAGGGCGTGAGCGTCCATCTGTGGAAGACGATCGAGAATTTTCTCGACCGTTCCGTGCTCCGGAAATGA
- the rplS gene encoding 50S ribosomal protein L19 — protein sequence MNLIQTLEAEQIAKFNEAKKIPEFRPGDTVRVGVKVIEGERHRVQAYEGVCIARSNKGMGSSFTVRKLSFGEGVERVFPLYSPNIDSVEVVRKGAVRRAKLYYLRGRTGKAARIAERRDTRSTEA from the coding sequence ATGAACCTCATCCAGACGCTCGAAGCCGAGCAGATTGCCAAGTTCAACGAAGCCAAGAAGATTCCTGAATTCCGTCCGGGCGACACCGTCCGCGTCGGCGTGAAGGTCATCGAAGGCGAGCGTCACCGCGTTCAGGCCTATGAAGGCGTCTGCATCGCGCGTTCGAACAAGGGCATGGGCTCGTCGTTCACCGTTCGTAAGCTCTCCTTCGGTGAAGGCGTGGAACGCGTATTTCCGCTCTATTCGCCCAACATCGACTCGGTCGAAGTCGTCCGCAAGGGCGCCGTTCGCCGTGCGAAGCTGTACTATCTGCGTGGCCGTACCGGTAAGGCCGCTCGTATCGCCGAACGTCGCGACACGCGCAGCACCGAAGCCTGA
- the trmD gene encoding tRNA (guanosine(37)-N1)-methyltransferase TrmD — translation MTFAAQILTLYPEMFPGPLGTSLAGRALAEGTWSCDPIQIRDFATDKHRSVDDTPAGGGAGMVLKPDVIASAVDHALARQPDSPVLAMTPRGRPLTQQRVRELAAGPGITLLCGRFEGFDERIFEGRPIEPVSIGDFILSGGETAAIIVLDACIRLLPGVMGAASSGDDESFETGLLEYPHYTRPQLWEGRAIPEVLRSGDHAKIAAWRKQRAEEDTRLRRPDLWERYVGARDQSPSGARQKKKD, via the coding sequence ATGACATTTGCAGCCCAGATCCTCACGCTTTACCCCGAGATGTTTCCCGGTCCGCTTGGCACCTCGCTTGCCGGTCGTGCGCTGGCCGAGGGCACATGGTCGTGCGATCCGATCCAGATCCGCGATTTCGCGACCGACAAGCATCGCTCGGTCGATGATACGCCGGCGGGTGGCGGGGCGGGGATGGTGCTGAAGCCCGATGTGATCGCCTCTGCGGTCGATCATGCGCTGGCGCGTCAGCCCGACAGCCCGGTTCTGGCGATGACGCCGCGTGGACGGCCGCTGACGCAGCAGCGTGTGCGCGAACTGGCGGCGGGGCCCGGCATCACGCTGCTTTGCGGCCGCTTCGAAGGCTTTGACGAGCGGATTTTCGAAGGACGCCCGATCGAGCCGGTTTCGATCGGCGATTTCATTCTCTCAGGCGGCGAAACCGCCGCAATCATTGTGCTTGACGCTTGCATTCGGCTGCTTCCCGGCGTAATGGGCGCCGCTTCAAGCGGTGATGACGAGAGCTTCGAAACGGGGCTTCTCGAATATCCGCATTATACCCGACCCCAATTGTGGGAAGGGCGTGCGATCCCTGAAGTGCTGCGATCGGGGGATCACGCGAAAATCGCCGCCTGGCGGAAACAAAGGGCGGAGGAAGATACACGGCTAAGGCGGCCGGACCTTTGGGAGCGCTATGTCGGTGCTCGGGACCAGTCGCCCTCTGGTGCGCGGCAAAAGAAGAAGGACTGA
- the rimM gene encoding ribosome maturation factor RimM (Essential for efficient processing of 16S rRNA), whose product MSARPVTLAVIIGAHGVTGEVRLKLFADDVTSLKAHKRFNDGALTLKSVRDGPNGAIARFAEIGDRNAAEKYRGTEISVPRDALPPLAPGEYYHVDLIGLPAVSTDGEALGTVVAIDNFGAGDVIEIERPTGKRFMVPMAAVPEWGETLVVEAAFADQ is encoded by the coding sequence TTGTCTGCTCGCCCCGTTACGCTCGCCGTCATCATTGGTGCGCATGGCGTGACGGGGGAGGTGCGCCTGAAACTGTTCGCGGACGACGTGACCAGCCTCAAGGCGCACAAGCGCTTCAATGATGGAGCGCTGACCCTGAAAAGCGTGCGCGATGGCCCCAATGGTGCCATCGCCCGCTTCGCCGAGATCGGCGACCGAAACGCCGCGGAAAAATATCGCGGCACCGAGATTTCCGTCCCCCGCGATGCGCTTCCGCCGCTTGCGCCGGGCGAATATTATCATGTCGATCTGATCGGGCTGCCGGCCGTTTCCACCGATGGTGAAGCGCTGGGCACCGTCGTTGCGATCGACAATTTCGGCGCGGGCGATGTCATCGAGATCGAACGCCCGACCGGCAAGCGCTTCATGGTGCCGATGGCCGCCGTCCCCGAATGGGGCGAAACCCTCGTCGTCGAAGCCGCTTTCGCCGATCAGTGA
- the rpsP gene encoding 30S ribosomal protein S16, which produces MAVSIRLSRGGSKKRPYYRIVVADARSPRDGNFIEKVGTYNPLLAKDDANRVTLNADRLKHWLSVGAQPTDRVARFLDVAGIKERAARNNPKKGELGEKAKERLEEKAEKAAAAEAAAAEAAEAAAAAAAAPAEEAAPAEDAAPAEEQAEG; this is translated from the coding sequence ATGGCAGTTTCCATTCGCCTGTCGCGTGGCGGTTCCAAGAAGCGCCCTTACTACCGTATCGTCGTTGCCGACGCGCGCAGCCCGCGCGATGGTAACTTCATCGAGAAGGTTGGCACCTACAATCCGCTCCTCGCCAAGGACGATGCGAACCGCGTCACCCTTAACGCCGATCGTCTGAAGCACTGGCTCTCGGTCGGCGCGCAGCCCACCGATCGCGTTGCTCGCTTCCTCGACGTAGCCGGCATCAAGGAACGCGCAGCCCGCAACAACCCCAAGAAGGGCGAACTCGGCGAAAAGGCCAAGGAACGCCTGGAAGAAAAGGCTGAAAAGGCTGCTGCAGCCGAAGCCGCTGCCGCAGAAGCTGCTGAAGCCGCTGCTGCTGCCGCTGCCGCACCGGCCGAAGAAGCTGCGCCTGCTGAAGACGCAGCGCCGGCTGAAGAACAGGCTGAGGGCTAA